A part of Gossypium hirsutum isolate 1008001.06 chromosome A07, Gossypium_hirsutum_v2.1, whole genome shotgun sequence genomic DNA contains:
- the LOC107955885 gene encoding uncharacterized protein produces the protein MDLLATELCNQSQGDLMSDIENPRYLGKEHFKVVTLRSGKTLEPKVVLVEDEPIEKKEKSLEKMLNYVKFMKDILSIKKRLSEYETVALTKECNAFLQNKLPPKLKDLRSFTIPSNIEEYYYDRSLSFPEGKIQDVLVKVNKFTLPDDFIVLDLEADKEVSIILGRPFLPMGRTLIDVQKGEPMMRVQDD, from the exons ATGGATTTGTTAGCTACAGAGCTTTGTAATCAATCGCAAGGAGACTTGATGAGCGATATAGAAAATCCAAGATATCTGGGTAAGGAACATTTCAAGGTAGTTACTCTACGAAGTGGTAAGACTTTGGAACCCAAGGTGGTTTTGGTTGAAGATGAACCTATTGAGAAGAAGGAAA AGTCTTTAGAGAAAATGCTCAATTATGTGAAGTTCATGAAGGACATCCTTTCCATAAAGAAAAGActtagtgagtatgagactgttgcttTAACGAAGGAATGCAATGCATTCTTACAGAACAAGCTTCCTCCAAAATTGAAGGACCTtagaagctttactatacctaGTAATATCGAAGAATATTACTATG ATCGATCTTTATCATTTCCTGAAGGAAAGATTCAGGATGTTTTggtaaaagtaaataaattcacTTTGCCTGATGATTTCATTGTATTAGATTTAgaagcagataaggaagtgtCGATCATCCTAGGGAGACCTTTCCTACCCATGGGAAGAACATTGATAGATGTGCAAAAAGGAGAACCCATGATGAGAGTTCAGGATGATTAG